GCTTTGCAGTAAGCGGCAATCTGTTGTACGCAATCCTTCTACTTCCTTGATCATTTTGTCTTGGCTTGCAGCCGTGACAATCGTTTTTGGACTTTTAGGAATTTTTAAGGTAGGAGTAGGTAAAAATGGGCTTTCCTTTTCAAAAGGATTAGCCAGCATATAGGTTTTCTTCCTTAAAAACTCAGAGTATTCCTCAAGAGTAGTATGTTCATTTTGCTCATTTACAGAGATTGGTTTGCCTATACGAACTTTGATTACTCTACGTTTTTGACTAAAAACTTCAGAGGGTAATTTTGCGGTTCTAAAAGTCCCACTAATCTTAGAAAGTAAATAAAACAACCTACTGTTTTTAGCATGAAAATAGATAGGGATAACTGGAACTTGTGCTTTTCTAATGACTTTAATAGCGCCCTCTTCCCAAGGTTTGTCTACCATTAACTTACCATCTTTATAAGTAGAGACTTCACCTGCAGGAAACATACCTAATGGTTTGCCATCACTTAAATGACGGAGTGTCTCTTTAATACCTACCACACTTGATTTTACATCCTTATGATTTTCAAAAGGATTTACAGGCATGATGTATTTTTTTAACGGAGTTATGCGGTGCAATAAAAAATTAGCGATAATTTTAAAATTTGGCTCGCGTTCTAGCATTAATTTTAATAACAAAACCCCGTCAATTCCGCCAAGTGGGTGGTTTGAGATGGTTATATAAGCGCCTTCTTTTGGTAATCTTTTTAAGTCTTCTTCTGGGATTTCGAATTTTATTTTTAAATCATCAAGAACTCCATTCAAAAAAGCGACATCTTCTAGGTGTTTGTTTCTATTGTATACTTTATTCAAGGTAGAGATTTTTAGCACCTTCATTAATATCCAGCCAGAAAACGTACCCAAAACGCCGTACTTGTCTGCATTAATAGCTTTTGCAACTTCTTTTGCGGTAACTAGACCCATGTATTTTTTTTCTTTATTTTAGTGCAAGAAACAAAGATAGCAAAAAACTCCATTTTCTCTATTTTTCTACATCAAACTTCTACTTTTTTGTTACATTTGAAACGTATATTTTTAAACAAGATTTTAAAACTGATACATAAAATTGGGTATTATGGTTCTAAATTAAGCCTGATGATTTTAAATGTTAATTTCAATTTTTTTTCCTGATGAGAATTATTTCATACAATGTAAATGGTATAAGAGCAGCCATTACAAAAGGTTTTCTAGAATGGTTACAGCACGCAAATCCTGATGTTATTTGCCTACAAGAAATTAAAGCTACTGAAGATCAAATTCCAGTTGATGCCATTACGCAAGCAGGTTATCCGTATCAATATTATTATCCAGCTACAAAAAAAGGGTACAGTGGTGTAGCCATTTTGTCTAAAACAAAACCTAATTCGGTTTTTTATGGTACTGGAATTGAGCATATGGATTTTGAAGGACGTAATCTTCGAGCTGATTTTGATTCAGTGTCTATTATGAGTTTGTACTTGCCTTCTGGAACAAATATGGATAGATTGGATCATAAATTTATGTTTATGGATGATTTTCAAAACTACATCAACGAACTCAAAAAAGAGATTCCAAACCTTATTATTTGCGGAGATTACAACATCTGCCATGAAGCAATAGATATTCACGATCCTGTGCGGAATAAAAATGTTTCTGGATTTCTTCCTCAAGAAAGAGCTTGGCTTGATCAGTTTATGAAATCAGGATTTGTAGATAGTTTTAGACATTTTAACAGTGAACCGCATCAATATTCATGGTGGAGTTACCGTGCTGGAGCAAGAGGAAATAATAAAGGATGGAGGATTGATTACAATCTTGTAAGTGAAAATTTAAAACATAAATTAAAAAGAGCTGTAATTTTAGCCGATGCTGTTCACTCAGATCATTGCCCTATTTTGGTCGAAATAGAATAGTAGGATCATAAGCTAGTTCATGCTATTCGCTATAAATGTAATTCACTGAACTCCGATGTAAATAAAAGTTGAATGAAGTATTCTTATTGTTTTTAAAGAAAAACAACAAGGATTTTTACTGCTATCGGGGCTACAAGAATACTCAAAGCTTAATGATTTCGGTCTAATAAACAATTGAATCAACATAAATACTAAAATAAATGATAAAAAAAATTTCAATCGGATTGTTGGTACTCGCATTATCAACATCTTGTGTTTCCAAGAAAATATACAATGATCTAGAAAGTAAATTTACAGATCTTAAAAAAGAAAATAGAACTTTAGCTGATGAAAACGCAGCGTTATCGCAAGCTAAAAACCAACTTGAAATAGACCGAGACGCCTTAAAAGCTGATCTTGATAAATCTACAGTTGCTCTTGCCAAAGCAGCAGCAGATTTAGAAGCAAGTAAAAACAAGTATAAAGTGCTTCAAGATTCCTATACCGCTCTAGAGAAAAATAGTGGTGATGCGCTACAAAGCAACATGAAGAAAAATAGGGATTTGCTGGATCAACTAGATGAAAAAGGGAGAGCACTAGCACTAGAGCAAGAGCGTTTGAGTAAAAGTGCACAAAGACTTAAAGAACTTGAAGATTTGATTGCTGCTAAGGAAGCAAGCATGAAAAAACTAAAAGAAACTTTGTCTAAGGCCTTGAATAGTTTTGAAGGAAAGGGTCTTACTGTTCAACAAAAAAACGGAAAAGTATATGTATCTATGGAGAATAAACTTCTTTTTAACTCTGGGAGTTGGGCAGTAGGATCTGAGGGTAAAAAAGCAGTTGTTGAATTAGGAAAAGTACTGGGAGATAATCCAGATATTTCCGTGCTGATTGAAGGTCACACAGATGATGATGCCTTTACAGCATCTGGCCCTATTGCAGATAACTGGGATTTGTCTACAAAAAGAGCTACAGCAATTGTGGGTATTTTGAGCGAGAATAAAAAAATCAACAAACAAAATTTAACTGCGGCGGGAAGAGGTGAGTTTTCACCTCTTGGAAGTAATTCCACTGCTGAGGGCAAAGCTAAAAACCGTAGAATCGAAATTATCTTAACGCCAAGATTAGATGCTATTGCAGATATGTTGAATGAGATTAATTAATTTTTCTACAGTCAAAAGTCATAAAGTCGTCAATTTAAATAACTGACTTTATGACTTTTGACTTTATAACGTTATGACTTTATGAAATACACTACTTTACCCAATTCTGATGTAAAAGTCAGTAAAATATGTCTGGGAACAATGACTTTTGGTCAACAAAATACTGAGGCTGAGGGTCACGCCCAAATGGATTATGCACATGAAAACGGTATTAATTTCTTTGATACAGCCGAGATGTACTCTGTTCCAGCACGCGAGGAAACTTATGGAAGTACCGAGAAAATTATTGGCTCTTGGTTCAAAAAAACGGGAAAGAGAGACGAGGTAATTTTGGCATCTAAAATAGTAGGTCCTAATGTCAATTTTGGTTACATGCGAGAGAACTTAGATTTTTCACCTGCAAGTTTAACCCATGCCTTAGAGGCAAGTCTTACTAGATTACAAACCGATTATATAGATCTGTACCAATTGCACTGGCCAGAGAGAAAAACCAATTTTTTTGGGCAACGTGGTTTTAAATCACAAGAAGATGCTTGGGAAGATAACATTCAAGCTGTGCTAGAAACCCTCGACGGATTTATAAAACAAGGGAAAATTAAACACATTGGTCTTTCTAACGAGACTCCATGGGGAATTATGCGTTTCTTAGAAGAGGCGAAGTATAAAAACTTACCTAAAATTAAAACCATTCAAAATCCGTATTCTTTATTGAATAGACTTTTTGAAAATGGTTCAGCTGAGATTTGTACAAGAGAACAAGTAGGGTTGCTGGCTTATTCGCCAATGGCTTTTGGAGTTTTGTCAGGTAAGTTTCTTACTGGTGAAAGTCATCCAAATGCTAGACTTTCATTGTTTCCGCAGTTCTCAAGATATAACAGTGCACAAAGTACACAAGCTACACAAATGTATCAGGAAATTGCGGTAAAAAACGGACTTACGCTTACGGAATTATCATTGGCATTTGTCGCGCAACAATCGTTTGTTACCAGCACCATTATTGGCGCGACCAGTTTAGATCAATTAAAAGAAAATTGTAATACCATACACGTAACACTTTCAGATGATATTTTAAAAGCTATTGATGAGGTGCAAGCTTTAATTCCGGATCCGGCACCATAATTTGATAATAGTATTTTTTTAAGAACAACTATTAGCAATGAGCCTTCCTTAACAAAAACTCCAGCAGAAAAATGAATCTTTCGGCTGGAGTTTTTAGTTTTTTTGAGAGATTTAGAAATCAAATTCAGTCCCTGCGGCAAGTGAATCTACTTTTATCAGGGTTGAATCTAGTACTTTGAACTTTATAAAAGAACGTGCAGGTCCTGAGATAAAAATAGGTATTGAAGTATACAAGGTGTCTTCTGGAGTCAAGAGTCCTCTTCGTAACATTATTTTTGTCAAAAAAACTTCCTGTTTTGTTGCAAAATCTTTCAACAATCCTTGATCGTTAAACTGATACATGAATTTCTTTGGACTCGGAATAATTCGAGCCAAGTATAGGCATTCGTTTAGAGACAACTCCGCTGGTGTTTTCTGGAAATAAAACTGACTTGCTTCGCCAATTCCATATACATTTGGACCCCATTCGATAATGTTAAAATACACTTCCAGCATGCGTTCTTTGCTCACAATCCTGTTGTTTTCAAGGATGTAAACTAATAATATTTCTTCTAGCTTGCGCGAAAGTGTTTTTTCTCTGCTCAAAAAAGCATTTTTCACGAGTTGCATGCTAATGGTACTAGCGCCACGAGCAAATTTTTTGGTTCTAATGTTCTTTACGATCGATTGTTTAAAAGCCTCACTGATAAAGCCGCGATGTGAGAAAAACGAAGGATCCTCAGTAGTTAAAACTGATTTTTGTAAGTAAGGCGAAATTTGATCTAATGGGGTGTAATTAGGGTTTGCGGTACCCACAAGTACAGGTCTTTGCAATACGTTATTAATCAAGGCGCGGTATACAAACTCTCCATTGAGCTTGGTTAAGTTCGCGTCGCCATATTTTGTAATTTTTAAGTTTTCTTTCTTTAAAGTACTGTCAAAAACCAAACGGTTGGGTTTGTTTTTATTGAAAGCAAAATCCAATTTATAAGAGAAAGTTCCGCTTGCTTCCATGCCTTTGAAATGCGTAAATAAGCCTTCAGGCAAAGAGGTTATGAAATCCTGAGCCTTCATTTTTGGGATGTTTACCTTGAGTTTGTAGAGCGTGTCAAGAGCAGTGTCATAGGCTAGGTAAGGATGGAATTTTATCTTATTGAGTTGTACGGTTGAAGTACTGTCAATAGAAATAAAATCAGATCCTAATAAAAAACGGTAGTCAAACTTAGCATTTTGCAACACTACATCTTTATTGGCTATTTTAGGATGATTGATTTTTAAATTGGCAATAGCCATAAAACCATCAATGTGTAGCTCATCACCATCTTTGTCAATGTTTTCAAGATTCAATCGTATGGTGTTGAAACTAGTTTTCAGGTTGAAACGTTCATCAAAATAAGGGAGTTTAATGGCGCCAGTATCAATGTTTACAAACTGAATGTCTGCTTTTTTATTTCTTGGATCTGCAAAACCTTTAAGTTTCCACCGTTGTGAGATGGTATTGGTTTCTACTTTTATGGATGTCTCCAATTGTTTATTGGCCAAACGTAGTTTTTGAAAATTGATGTTTGTTTTTTTGCCGTTATCATCTATTTTAAAAGCAAGATTGTCTAGCACCATATCTGTAGGAACTAAATTCAATATTTTGGTGATAAGAGCATAAGCAAATTCGGCATAGTCCCTTTTTTTATTGGTTTTTTCCGCTGAGGGATCCTTTTTCAAGAACGCATCAAAGTTTCTTTTTTTTCCTTTTTTTACTAGTTGGATGTAACCGTTTTGTATGTCTAATGTTCCCAGTTGCACCTCGCCCGAAATTAGTTTTAAGAGGTTAACGGTTGTTTTTATTTTTTCAATTTTAAAAAGGGTATCAGCATCTTTAGGGATTAGTGTGATTTCAGACATACTTAGTCCAGATAAACCATCAAATGAGGCTTTTTTAACGGTGAAACTACTGTTGTATTCTACCGTCATTTCATTTGAAATTTTGTCAAGTGTTTGTTGTAAAACGGCATCTCTAAACACAAAAAAACCTCCTACAATAAGGCATATTACCACGAGGAGTATCTTAAAAAAAAGACCAATTTTTTGTTTTGTGATTTTCATGTTTACTGTATTGATTTGGGGTGGCTAAAATAGCAACTTTTCCCTTGTTTTGTATGCGGTTAACCTAAAGTTTAATAAACCATTAGCATATAAATTGTTTAGGGCTATCTTGCTTTTAAAATTGGTTGTGGTACAAACTACTTATTTTATCACCCTGTTCATGCAGGAATTGTAGAGAAAGCATCACACTATATTTACTCCAGTGCTAGTAATTATGTTTCTGATACAGGCTTGGTGAAAATCGAAAAAGCAGACTTTCCCCTTGTTGATGTCTTGAATTTGAATAATTTTACGAGGTACAATGAATATTGAGTTTGACAAAGTTATGGTGGTGTATCGGATTGGGTACGAATTCGGAGATATTCGCAATGCACCTAGTATTTAACAACGTTTTGTTTTAGAGAACACTTCGTAGAGCGCGAGACAGGTTTAAGCAGTAGAGAATAAACTAAATAATAGACCCCGAAAAAGATTTGGTTATAAAACACCTAACCAAGTATATTTACATAAATTAACAAATCAAGAAAAAGTTTCATATATGACTTGAATCCGCTATTTTAATAGAAAAATTTACATGTATAAATTAAATCTTGTTTTAGTTTACCGCGTTGCAAACGCTATGGATTATTTTTTTGAAAGTAAGATGACACTCGTTACAAACGAGCGCCAGTGGGATATTATAATGAATTTGTTCATCCAACCCCGGGTGTTAGTGGTCCTGGACTAATGAGAATAGTAACGGGACAAAATGGTGAAGTGTGGTTTACAGTCGATCATTACAAATCATTTATATTAATAAAAAAATAAAAAAATGAATTCTTTTAAGTTTTTGCCAAATGTTTTAAATTATAAATCAAGTAACGATTGTGTTTTGGTTATTCCTCCAGAAATTATTGATAAAAATGGATTGTTACAGTACATAAGTTCAAGATTAAGTTTCCCAAATTATTTTGGATATAATTGGGATGCTTTATATGATTGTTTAATAGATTTAAAATGGATTGAACAAAAGAAAATATCATTAATTCATGATGATTTGAATATTTCAAACAATGATGATTTAAAAATTTATCTCAATATTTTAGAAGATGTGGTGACTAATTGGCAAGAATCTGATAAACATTTATTTGAAGTTGTATTTTCAATTAAATTAGAAGATAAGATAAAATTTTTGTTTGAGAATTAACCCGATCTCTCGGATTTGTCCACGCTAGATAGAGCGGAATTTTATTCCGTACCCGTAAAGATTGACAAGTACCACAAAATTACACCCCTAAACCTTAATATGCACTAAGATGATTGATGATAAAAATATATTTGGTTGCTATGTATCTGTTACACAAGCATATCTCGATTCTGACCAAAAAACAAAGGATTTAGCAACAGAGCAAGGACAGTTATTTAGGGCTTATGTATGGAGTGAAAAAGGTATTTGTGAAGTTATTAAGAAGTTGAACCGAGACGATTATGGCAAGGATTTGAAATTAGCTTTGTTTCAATTCTATATAAATCCAATACCAATGATGGGGCAAGCTTTAAAGGATATAGAAAGTTATAGAAAAAAAGAAAAATCTATTGGTATTCCGATAATTGTAAATTATGGTAATTTCTTTAGTAAAAGTGAATCAGAGCGTTATGATTTTTTGAAAGAATCTATTTTGCAAAAATTAGATTTGCTTGGAGAAGTAGTAAAAAAGAAAAAGTTAGATACCAATATGGAGTTATTGAAATCGGATTTAAAAAATATTTTGATTCAGTATATGTAGTCATTAATTAAGCAAGAACAGACAAAACAAGACAGAAATACTCTATTTTAGCTAGTTATGACGATGGAAACAGGGAGTTTTTTTAGGAGCAAACAGTTGGAGTGGCACTGGAGGTATAAAAGAATTTAGCCAAAGAACAGGAGTTTTAGGTATTCATAGTGGCGACTTTAGAGCTACGTATGAAAATGATGGGGGTCATGTTTTAAGTAAACTTGGAGATGCTAACGATAATTATAGAACTGCAGCTTTAAATTTATCTGTTGGGAAATTTACCGCAGGATTTAACTTGTTTACTGGACAAAGAAATACAACTGATCAGGAAACAGAAGGAAAAAAAATATGGTTTTAAAGACCCAATGGGAGTTTGTCACCAAAATTCAGCAACAAACGAACAAGGAACAAAATACAGGCTAGGGGCATTAACTGTTGGTTATGGTGGTTATCGTGTGGGCGTAAATAGTGAACACGTTCGACACGCCATCCAAAATGCAGTTATACACAGAATGATAGGCGATAATGAATTTGTAAATACTTCTTGGAATTGGAAAGTTTATTCTCAATACAGAACATCTAACGGTTTTACATCATGGTAAAAAAAACAATACTATTAGCACTTCTACTTTGTATGGCAAGTTGTTTTTATGCCCGAACTGATTATGGTAATATTAGATTAAAGCCTTATCGGTTTACAATAAAATCAAATTCAAATCCTGATGTTTATAAAATCATTGATACCACAAAATTATATGAATTGGTTGATGCTATAAATATAAAATACAATCAAAGGCCAAACAGTTTAAAAAAGGAGTTTCTAAAATTCTATGCCAATGGTAGAGTTGGAGAATTTGAAGTTTATTATGAGAGTGATATTAAATCATTAGACCCTAAAAAAGCTAAAATGGCATATTACAATTATGATGGTAAAAATTTAGTAATTCAAATTTATTTTGAACACCCACAAGGTGGAGGATTAATCAAAAAGAACTTTAAAGAAATTAAAAGGGATACTTTAGAATTAATTAATGACAGTTATTTGTATCAATACAAAATTCTAGATTTACCCAAAGATTTTTTAATTTACAAGCCTGATTGGTAAGAAAGGATTAAAAAACAAGAAAATACAGCTGGCTCGTTTGTTCATGTTAACTGGTGCTCGATTTTATCGAGTACCAACTTACCTTATGAAAATGAATTGTAGCATTTGCAAAGTGACTTTCCCTTAACTATGGTCCTGAACATTTCTAGGCTAAATCTAGCAGTAATTTGTCTACTTTTTGTTTTTGTGTTCCGTATTTTATTTGTAGCGGAGAGCCTTCGCCCATTCGAGTGAAATATTCCAGTGCTTTATGGGCAAAAAAACGTTTGTGAAAATGAGATAGTTCAGGAACTTGCGGGTATTGTTCATGAAAAAGCATTTCATAATAGGCTTGCCATTCCCTTTCATTTTTATCATGAATGGTGTTTTCAGGCGTTTTTTGTGCCACGTGAATCATCTCATGAAGGAGTAAGTTGAGCATTAAGGGAAGTGGATATTCAAAAGTATTCTCCGGTATCCGAATAATTTGTGGTTCACCCAAAGCACCTTCGGTAGTCATTAGGATGAATTCAGGCTTGGCTTTTTCTCTGAGTTCAAAACCTTTAAAGTTGGGGTGTGTAAGGCCGTATTCTTCTATCAAGAACTTTGCTGCAGCAATAGTTTCCCCCATTTCATGAAAGGAGTTTACAATTTGTAGTTGGTCTTGATAGGTTTTCATTGTTGGGTAGTAGTGCGGTTTATTTCAGTTTTTATAGATGCGAAATGCATGGTAAATATACTTTATTTGTTTTTATTAAATAGGATGCAGTCAAAATGTAGTTGATTTTTATTCCTAGTCAAGTTATTATTTTATCTTCTCTGACTACAAATAAAACAGCCTAACAAAGCAAAAGTTTGTTAGGCTGTTTTAGTATGTAGTTTTGTAGGTTACAGGATCGCTTTGGCTCCAAAGTCAGCTACAAGGTGATCGTCTTCTACGGTGCTTCCGCTTACTCCAATAGCTCCTATTACTTCACCATCATTGTTTTTGATAACAACACCTCCAGGAAAAGTAATCAATCCGCCATTACTGTGCTCAATATTGTATAACGGAGCATCAGGTTTTACTAACGGTGTTAAAGTTGCAGTGTCCATGGTGAACCACGCTGATGTTTTTGCTTTTTTGAATGAAATGTCAATAGATCCTATCCATGCGCCATCCATTCTAGCAAAAGCAACTAAATTTGCACCTGCGTCTACTACGCAAATGTCCATTTTAGTTCCAATTTCTTCTGATTTGTTTTTTGCTGCAGCGATTACTGCTTCTGCTTGTTGTAATGTAATGTTCATTTTTGTATTCTTATTTAATTTTAAATTGGGTACGTAATTCAATTGGGGCAGCACTTAAAGCTTCGCTACTTGTGTATTTTAGTTTTAGTGCTTCGGCTAATTCGTTAAATTGTGCTTCGATCATTCTGCTTACTTCACCCGATATAGGATTGTTGATTTTGAAGATTTTAAATCCATCACCAACGGAGTCAAGTGCTAATTTGACTTCGCATTTATTATCTTTTATAATGTGCTACAATAGTTGCTTTTGCAAGGGTGTTGGCCCATAAATTGTAACCAACTAACTCTGGGTTTGCAGTAGCGTCTAGTCCTAGTTTGTCCGTTTTTAGTGCGTAAACGGTGAAAATATAGGTGTGAATTCCGTGACCAACTGGCGGACATGGACCTCCAAAACCAGTCGCTCCAAAGCTTGTAGTACTTTGTACAGTTCCCGCTGGCATTAAATTTAAAGCTGGATTTCCTGCTTTTGAAACAATTTCATTCACATTGGTTGGGATGTTAAAGGCTACCCAATGCCACCATCCTGCTCCTGTAGGTGCATCTGGATCATAACAAGTAATGGCAAAACTCTTTGTTCCCTCAGGAGCATTTTCCCAACTTAATTGTGGCGATGCATTGTTTCCGTTACAGCCAAATCCATTAAATTCATTTTGAATGGTAAAGGATCCGCCCATATCTTTACTGCTTAGTGTAAATGTTTTTTGAGCAAAAAGAGTACCTGTAAAAAGTAGTACAGCTGATAAAAATAAAATTGATTTTTGCATGATGAATGCTTTTAAATTACAATGCAAAAGTCATTATTATGGAGGTAAACTCTAAAACTAAAAAGTTCAAAAAATGTTGCTAAAAGTTCAAATGTTGATTTGTGATTGTTTGGGAGTAGTTCCGAATTTATTTTTATACGCTTGAACAAAACTCGATAAATTTTCAAAACCTATTACTTCGTAGACATCAGAGGCGCGCATTTTCTTGGTTTGCAACAAGTAAGCCGCATGTTCTAATCTTTTTTCTTGAAACCATCGGATTGGACTTGTTTGAAATTCTTTATCAAAGTTGCGTTTAAAAGTGGAAACACTCATGTTACATAAAAACGAGAGTTCTTGGATGCTTAAATTGTTCAAAGCATTTTTGTGCATCGTGTCTACAAATGATTTTGCCGATGGATTTTGGTGATGTACAAAGTTTAATAAAAAATCGATACCCTTGATTTGTACAAGATACAGTAGAATTTCCTCAAATTTTAACGGCAGCATTTTGTTGATAAAATCAATAGGTTGTGTCTGGAGGTGAATTAAACTCTTAACAATATTTTGAATTACCCGATCGTATTCTGTGATAATAAAAGGATCGTTATTTTGTTTGTGATTGTTCTTGTAATCGTATTTTTTTAGAAAGTCTTCAACGGCTTTGTCTGAAAAAAAAAGCAGCATACTTCGGTAATTTTGACTCATAGAAATGCTTTCGCTCATCAAGCAATTACCCGCTTTGATAATGACAAATTTATCGTTTTCTATGCGTCTTGTATGGCTCTGAGTAACAAGTTCTTTTGTTCCGTTGAGCAGAAAACTAAAAACATTTTTAGAAAGTTGCACCTTGTTTTTATTGATACTTTTTGAAATAAAATATTCATACAGTTGTAGTTCACTATCGCTGTTGGTTTCTATTTGCTCAGGTAAATATTGAATTTCCATTTTATAATTTAAATTTTTCTACAATAAATATAGTTATCCAAATAGCTCACTTGCTACATCTTCTATTTTAGCGACCATCCTAATTTGTATACCCGTGTTTTTTAATGTGATTTTATTGTATTTAGATACAAAAATGGTCGAAAATCCTAGTTTTTCTGCTTCTTGAATGCGCTGATCTACTCGGTTTACAGGACGTATTTCGCCCGAAAGTCCTACTTCGCCAGCAAAACAAAAATCTTTATTAACCGGAATGTCTTCATTTGAAGATAGAATGGCAGCAACAACGGCTAAGTCAATCGCGGGGTCGTCTACCGAAATTCCGCCTGTAATATTCAAAAATACATCTTTGGCGCCAAGCCTAAAACCAGCTCTTTTTTCGAGTACTGCCAAAATCATGTTGAGTCGTTTGGCATTGTATCCTGTGGTACTTCGCTGTGGCGTTCCGTAGACTGCGGTGCTTACGAGTGCTTGAATTTCTATCATCAAAGGACGCATGCCTTCCAGAGTTGAGGCAATTGCGGTACCTGATAATTCCTCGTTTTTGTGCGAAATCAATATTTCAGATGGATTTGCCACTTCTCGTAATCCGCTACCGAGCATTTCATAAATGCCAATCTCGGCCGTAGAGCCAAATCTGTTTTTTAAAGAGCGTAAAATTCGATAAACGTGATTGCGGTCTCCTTCAAACTGCAACACCGTGTCCACCATGTGCTCCAGAATTTTAGGGCCTGCTATGTTTCCATCTTTTGTAATATGACCGATGAGAATCACAGGAATGTTGGTTTCTTTGGCAAATTTTATTAGTTCTGCAGTAGTTTCTCTGATTTGAGAAATACTCCCTGGAGTCGATTCAATATAATCCGTATGCAAAGTTTGAATGGAATCTATAATTACAATCTCTGGTTGAATGGCTTCAATTTGTTTGAAGATGTTTTGTGTCTTGGTTTCGGTCAAGATGTAGCAATTGTCACCGCTTGGTGTTATCCTTTCGGCTCGCATTTTTATTTGTTTCTGACTTTCCTCGCCGGATACGTATAGCGTTTTGTAAGGTAATTTTAAGGAAATTTGCAGCAAAAGCGTACTTTTTCCAATGCCTGGTTCACCGCCTAAAAGAATCAAAGAACCTGGAACAATACCACCACCTAAAACGCGGTTCAATTCGCCATCAGTAGTATCCATGCGAATCTCTTGCGCCGAATCAATTTCATTAATGCGCAATGGTCGTGGTGCTTTGCTAGTAGGAGTGGGCTCACTCTTCCAAGCCACTTTTTCTTGTTTCTGAATTATTTCTTCGGCAATAGTGTTCCATTCTTTGCAAGAATTGCATTGTCCTTGCCATTTGGCATATTGAGAACC
This portion of the Flavobacterium sp. CECT 9288 genome encodes:
- a CDS encoding AraC family transcriptional regulator, which codes for MEIQYLPEQIETNSDSELQLYEYFISKSINKNKVQLSKNVFSFLLNGTKELVTQSHTRRIENDKFVIIKAGNCLMSESISMSQNYRSMLLFFSDKAVEDFLKKYDYKNNHKQNNDPFIITEYDRVIQNIVKSLIHLQTQPIDFINKMLPLKFEEILLYLVQIKGIDFLLNFVHHQNPSAKSFVDTMHKNALNNLSIQELSFLCNMSVSTFKRNFDKEFQTSPIRWFQEKRLEHAAYLLQTKKMRASDVYEVIGFENLSSFVQAYKNKFGTTPKQSQINI
- a CDS encoding YbhB/YbcL family Raf kinase inhibitor-like protein, producing the protein MQKSILFLSAVLLFTGTLFAQKTFTLSSKDMGGSFTIQNEFNGFGCNGNNASPQLSWENAPEGTKSFAITCYDPDAPTGAGWWHWVAFNIPTNVNEIVSKAGNPALNLMPAGTVQSTTSFGATGFGGPCPPVGHGIHTYIFTVYALKTDKLGLDATANPELVGYNLWANTLAKATIVAHYKR
- a CDS encoding heme-binding protein, which encodes MNITLQQAEAVIAAAKNKSEEIGTKMDICVVDAGANLVAFARMDGAWIGSIDISFKKAKTSAWFTMDTATLTPLVKPDAPLYNIEHSNGGLITFPGGVVIKNNDGEVIGAIGVSGSTVEDDHLVADFGAKAIL
- a CDS encoding polymorphic toxin type 23 domain-containing protein, which produces MHSGDFRATYENDGGHVLSKLGDANDNYRTAALNLSVGKFTAGFNLFTGQRNTTDQETEGKKIWF
- a CDS encoding polymorphic toxin type 23 domain-containing protein, which encodes MGNLPQDLTCLLDKEIQLIRKQKEKKYGFKDPMGVCHQNSATNEQGTKYRLGALTVGYGGYRVGVNSEHVRHAIQNAVIHRMIGDNEFVNTSWNWKVYSQYRTSNGFTSW
- the radA gene encoding DNA repair protein RadA, which codes for MSKVKTTFFCQNCGSQYAKWQGQCNSCKEWNTIAEEIIQKQEKVAWKSEPTPTSKAPRPLRINEIDSAQEIRMDTTDGELNRVLGGGIVPGSLILLGGEPGIGKSTLLLQISLKLPYKTLYVSGEESQKQIKMRAERITPSGDNCYILTETKTQNIFKQIEAIQPEIVIIDSIQTLHTDYIESTPGSISQIRETTAELIKFAKETNIPVILIGHITKDGNIAGPKILEHMVDTVLQFEGDRNHVYRILRSLKNRFGSTAEIGIYEMLGSGLREVANPSEILISHKNEELSGTAIASTLEGMRPLMIEIQALVSTAVYGTPQRSTTGYNAKRLNMILAVLEKRAGFRLGAKDVFLNITGGISVDDPAIDLAVVAAILSSNEDIPVNKDFCFAGEVGLSGEIRPVNRVDQRIQEAEKLGFSTIFVSKYNKITLKNTGIQIRMVAKIEDVASELFG
- a CDS encoding Imm44 family immunity protein; translated protein: MIDDKNIFGCYVSVTQAYLDSDQKTKDLATEQGQLFRAYVWSEKGICEVIKKLNRDDYGKDLKLALFQFYINPIPMMGQALKDIESYRKKEKSIGIPIIVNYGNFFSKSESERYDFLKESILQKLDLLGEVVKKKKLDTNMELLKSDLKNILIQYM